ATAACCGCCTTATACTATAAGTATACGGTAAGGGTGAAAACGTGTGGTAAGAGCACACGATATGTCCTAGTAATAGGCCATAGGGGTAAACCCTACTTGGAGCAAGACAAAATAAGCATGTTCGGTGTTTCGTTTCGGTTTAAACATGCGGGTATGTCGCTTAGATAGATGGTTGCCATTGTAGTTAGCTACAAACAGAATCCGGCTTACTGATTACCTCGTTTTATTTTTTAAAAAAAGTTCTTCCCTATGTCTTTTAAATTACAGTCTTTTTTATGGATGTTGCCTTTTATCTGCTTTTTAAGCGGTTATCAGCTGTTGCGTGTTTTTACCCATAGAGAGATTATCGAAACGCCTGCGGTAGTAGGGTTGCATGTTGCTGATGCTATTAAAATCTTTTCTCGGTTTAATCTCAATACGCGCATATTAACAGAAAAAGAAGATAGTGATTTACCTGAAGGTATTATTATTAGCCAGGCGCCAGCAGCAGGCCAAAAGGTTAAAGCACATCAGTCTATTTATTTGGTAGCTACGCGCCATCCAGCAAAACCACAAGCTCCTCGTTTAGAAGGTCTTACATTATCACAAGCACAAGCAGCAGCAAAGCAGAGTGATGTACGTTTAAAAACAGCATTCATTGAGAGCAATGCCCTACAAAACAAATGTTTTGCTCAAAATGTCCGTCCTGGAGAAGAGTTAGAATCTAAAAATATATTAGCCTATTTTTCTGCAGGTACTACGTCAATAAGAATTCTGCCCGATTTAAAAAATAGAAAAGTAAGTGAAGTATTACCCTTTTTAAAAAATTACGGTATAGAAACCGTTGTTGCGCATGCTAATCCATCTAACGCTGACCTTGAGCATACGTGCACTTCTTGCATAGTAACTGAGCAGCGGCCCCTAGCGGGTACTCTTGTTGATCTTAAAAAGCCACTCAAGGTACATATCACTGTTGCCGACCCTTTGCAGAGAGATTAATTTCTGCTTATACTAATACTATAGTTATAAAAATAAATAACTTTATATTTACAAATTACAAAGGGACATTATGAATAATTCACGTAAAATATTATTACCATTCTTAGCAGTTTCACTTCTTGTAGCTCCCCTAAGAGCTAACGATGTAGTTATACAAGATGGTGATAGTAAAATTGAAGTAGTAGAAGATATTAAACCTGTTGCGAAAAAAACAACAAGTGTTTTTAAAGATGCATTTAGTATAACAAGTGGTGCACTATGCTTGGCAATAGCTTATACATTTTATCCAGAAATGGTAAAGTCTTATAATGAATTTAATATGCGCAACTCAGGACTCAATAGAGGCTTTGCTAAATACGGTGCCAAAGCTGCTGGCTTTTTTGGAAATAAACAAGACAAGCAAGCTGTGCAGATGGCATACCAACAACATTTAGCAGAAGCTGCAGCTCCAGCCATTGGTTATACTTTGGGTACAGTTGGATTCGCAGGCTTAGGACTTGCGCTTATTGCTCGTGGTTTACACTTAACTAAATAAGATTATAATCTTTGCACATTACAAAGGGACATTATGAATAATTCACCTAAATTACTAGTGCCATTTTTAGCACTAGCACTTTTTGCAGCTCCTTTAAGAGCTGTATCTCAAGATGATACTCTCTTGGACATTGATATCTCTTCCGTAGAGATAAGAGATGTAAGAGATTTAGATAAGGACGTAGAAGTATCAGTAAGGGTTGCGGAAAAAAAGCCCAATACCCTGTGGAAAGATACCTCTACAGTAACTAAAGGCGCGCTTTTATTAGCAAGTGCTTATATGTTGTATCCTCAAGTTAAAAGATCTTATAAGATCTTTAAAGCAGGCGGCCCTGGTGTTCGCAAATTATTTAAAGAAGTAAGTTCTAACGCGCAAGTGGTAACCCGCCTATGGAAAAATAACGCAGATATTCCTGATCTAAAAGTAAAGCAAAATATGATTAAAACAGGTGCACTAACTACAGTTTATACTGCTGGAATGCTAACTTGTGCTGGACTAGGTCTTAGTTATATTGCTCGTGGCTTACACCTACCTAAGCAAGTTAATAAATCTTACGAAAATTTTAAAGCAGCAACTCCTCATGCTCGTAAAATAGTTAAGGAAAATCTACATAAAGCAGCGGAGAAAACTAGTGTTTACACTGCTGGTATGTTGACTTCTGCTGGACTAGGTTTTAATTATATTGCTCGTAGTTTACACTTAACTAAATAAGCTTGTAATTAGTATAGTTAAAGAGAGCACAAAGTTATTTGTGCTCTCTTTGTTTTTAACCCAAAAGAGATACTATGATTAACTTTCGTCGATTATTACTGTTGTTTTTAATTATGGGCGTTTTTGTAGCCCCTTTGAGTGCACTAGAAAAAACACTACAAATGACTGAAGTGCCGAGTGAATTTGAACAAGATGTAGAGGAAAGCTCTCAAGAAGTTGTAGCGGTAAAACAAAAGCAGAGTTTTTCTAAAGATATATTTTTAGTAAGTAGTGGAGTATTGTGCTTGTTTTCTGCCTATCAGCTTTATCCGCAGCTTATACATGCTTACGAGCAGTTTAAGCGCAGTAAGGGTGTTCGTAAGATCGTGTATAAACCAACAAGAAAAGTACATACTTTTAGCACTCTGGCTGAAGATACAAAAGTAGCTCAAGAGCCGGTTAAAGTCGCTATTTTAAAGGCTGGAGCAGAACTTGCAGCTTATAGTCTAAGTACAGCCGCTTTTATAGGATTGGGACTTGTTTCATTAGCTCGTGGTTTGCATTTAGTTGAGTAAAATTTAAATTATAATTATAGAGAAAGAGCACAGTCAAACTGTGCTCTTTCTATTTTGGATGTTTACTTAGCTTAGCTTGCTATTGAATACAGCAGGAGCCATTTGCCGCTTCAGCTATGGGCTTTTCAGGTAAAGTTGCAGAAACTTCAGTAGTATCAACTCCTAATACATGGAAACTTTCAAGTTCTTCTTTTGTTTGCTTTTCCATGATTTTTGCTGCTTTTTCGTACGCTAATTCGATCTGGCTCAATTGTGCTGAAACTCGTGCAGTATAATGTTTTTTAGCCTGTAATTTTTGTGCTTCTGCTTTAGCTTCTGATCTTTCAAAAAGTTCTAAAGCATTATGTTTTTTAGCTTCTTGTGCTTGAGCTAGTTTGCTTTCAAGCTCTTCTGCTTTTTTACGTGTTTTTTCTAACTCAGATTCTAAATTTCTTGTCTCTTGAAATTTTAGAAAGAGATTATTTTCCAGCACCATTGTTTGACTTAAATCAGCTATTGGTTTTTCTACTTCTAAAAATTCTTGTAATGGTGCTTCTAGTTGAGGTATATCAGTTGTTAATGTTTCGCGAGGTGATGCTGGTAGAGGTAGTGTGCTAGCCAGAGATGCATTAGCTAATGTTAATTCTAGTGCTAATTTGGCTATTTTATCTTGATTTTCAACAAGTACAGTTTCTTTTTGGCGATTATCTACTACCGGTGTGAGTGTAGTGCTTTTAGTAGCTACAAGCGTTTCTGCTTGCGCTAATTCTGTATACAGAGTAGTTATCTGTTCATTGATCCATTTTTGATTTACTAAACTATAGTTACTTTTTGTATTTTCAAGAATAGTTAAAATTTGCTTGATAGTTTGACTATCTTGTTTAGTATCACCAGCGCTTTGTAGTTGAGCAATCTCTTTTATAAGGTTTTCACGAGCGATTCTATCTTTTCTTCTTAAGCCCATATTTGGGTAAGCTCTAGCCACTTTTGTTTGTGCTGCAGGAGAACGTTCAAGGTAATCAAAATTACTTGAGATTTTTACATCAATAGAAGTTCCCGGAACATCTGGACACTTATACATTGATAAAGCAGATGAGCATGAA
Above is a window of Candidatus Dependentiae bacterium DNA encoding:
- a CDS encoding PASTA domain-containing protein produces the protein MSFKLQSFLWMLPFICFLSGYQLLRVFTHREIIETPAVVGLHVADAIKIFSRFNLNTRILTEKEDSDLPEGIIISQAPAAGQKVKAHQSIYLVATRHPAKPQAPRLEGLTLSQAQAAAKQSDVRLKTAFIESNALQNKCFAQNVRPGEELESKNILAYFSAGTTSIRILPDLKNRKVSEVLPFLKNYGIETVVAHANPSNADLEHTCTSCIVTEQRPLAGTLVDLKKPLKVHITVADPLQRD